One region of Halomicrobium sp. LC1Hm genomic DNA includes:
- a CDS encoding APC family permease: MGESGPGDEASGANVDGESPTAPPERVTDETTVHDDTELERTIGLVGGLAIGIGTMIGAGIFVFPGLAAQNAGLAATLSFAIGGVVALLVALPTSELATAMPRSGGGYYFISRGLGTAYGSVVGLGLWLGLVFASAFYLVGLGHYATAVLAEVGVVLSVNPVIAVGLVFGVALTALSIGGTENTATLQNAVVGILLVVLTVFLTYGVLDAVGVFGRESAPEQFFSQGIFPAVFSTAALVFTSYLGFAQVATVAGEIKDPEQNLPLAMVGSVVIVTVFYVVTIFVATSAFGAEQLGRFGETAMVEVARDLLGVPGAVAILFAGLLATFSSANASILSASRAVYALSRDALLPRKASEINLRYGTPHVALLAAGGPILVLVATGQVELLAEVASFLHLVMYALLCVALLVLRRRDPPWYTPSYTVPGYPVVPALGAIASVALIAFMQPASIVIGVAIMLVSYGWYRYYAGDVSLKGAV, encoded by the coding sequence ATGGGCGAGTCTGGTCCCGGAGACGAGGCGAGCGGTGCGAACGTCGACGGGGAGTCACCGACGGCACCACCGGAGCGGGTGACCGACGAGACGACGGTCCACGACGACACCGAACTGGAGCGGACGATCGGTCTGGTCGGCGGACTCGCCATCGGGATCGGGACCATGATCGGAGCGGGAATCTTCGTCTTTCCCGGACTCGCCGCCCAGAACGCCGGGCTGGCGGCCACGCTCTCTTTCGCCATCGGCGGCGTCGTCGCGCTCCTGGTGGCGCTGCCGACCTCGGAGCTGGCCACGGCGATGCCCCGCAGCGGCGGGGGATACTACTTCATCTCTCGGGGGCTGGGGACGGCCTACGGTTCGGTCGTCGGGCTGGGGCTGTGGCTCGGGCTGGTGTTTGCCTCGGCGTTTTACCTCGTCGGTCTGGGCCACTACGCGACCGCCGTGCTCGCTGAGGTCGGCGTCGTTCTCTCGGTGAACCCGGTCATCGCCGTCGGGCTGGTGTTCGGCGTCGCGCTGACTGCGCTGAGCATCGGCGGGACCGAGAACACGGCGACGCTGCAAAACGCCGTGGTCGGCATCTTGCTCGTCGTGTTGACCGTCTTTCTCACCTACGGCGTCCTCGACGCGGTCGGCGTCTTCGGCAGAGAGAGCGCCCCGGAGCAGTTCTTCTCACAGGGGATCTTCCCGGCGGTGTTCTCGACGGCCGCCCTCGTGTTTACGTCCTACCTCGGGTTCGCACAGGTCGCGACCGTCGCGGGCGAGATCAAGGATCCGGAGCAAAACCTCCCGCTCGCGATGGTCGGCTCGGTCGTGATCGTCACCGTCTTCTACGTGGTGACGATCTTCGTCGCGACGAGCGCGTTCGGAGCCGAGCAGCTCGGTCGGTTCGGCGAGACGGCGATGGTGGAGGTCGCTCGTGACCTCCTGGGCGTGCCCGGTGCGGTCGCGATCCTCTTTGCCGGCCTGCTGGCGACGTTTTCGAGCGCGAACGCTTCGATCCTCAGTGCGTCACGGGCCGTGTACGCACTGAGCCGGGACGCCCTGTTGCCCCGCAAGGCCAGCGAGATCAACCTGCGGTACGGAACGCCCCACGTGGCGCTGCTGGCCGCCGGTGGCCCCATCCTCGTGCTCGTCGCCACCGGGCAGGTAGAGCTACTGGCGGAGGTCGCCTCGTTCCTCCACCTCGTCATGTACGCGCTGCTGTGTGTCGCGTTGCTCGTGTTGCGGCGGCGAGATCCCCCCTGGTACACGCCCAGCTACACGGTCCCCGGCTACCCGGTCGTGCCGGCACTCGGCGCGATCGCGAGCGTCGCACTGATCGCGTTCATGCAACCGGCCTCGATCGTGATCGGGGTCGCGATCATGCTCGTCTCGTACGGCTGGTACCGGTACTACGCCGGTGACGTATCCCTCAAAGGAGCTGTCTAA